Genomic window (Thermodesulfatator atlanticus DSM 21156):
CTTAAACCACGAGATAGGGATGCCTTTTGGCAAAGATTTTTCCGAAGGTTTTTATACGTCTACGGCATTTTTCGCAAACAGGGTAAAAACGCAAACTATCGTTCTTAGGATCGATAAGTGGGGTAAGAAGCCTTATCAAGGATTTTAATTCTTTTTCAGAAAGATGGCATTCAAAAACACTTTTTTGCACATGTACGCCAAAGTCTTTAAGTATTTCGCAGGCTTTATGGCGTTTTTTATCGTCAGCTATATCGTAGGAAATAGTCCATAGGGTTTCTTTCAAGGTATTCTCCTTGAATAATATTCCCTTAAAGATAAGAAAAAACAGGCTTAAAAAGCGTGCATGAGGCACCAAAAAATTTTTTCTTGGCAGATGGCAGAATATTTGCTATAGCAAATTTAGATCTTTGACAATTTTTGGTCCAAGAAAACGGCATAAATTCAATATTTTGTGGTGGGAGGGGTGGGGTAGCACAAAATGCATGGTTACCCACCCTTAAATTCCCGTAGGGAGTGGAAACATATGATCTCACTATAGGTCCAACACCACAA
Coding sequences:
- the cas2 gene encoding CRISPR-associated endonuclease Cas2 — encoded protein: MKETLWTISYDIADDKKRHKACEILKDFGVHVQKSVFECHLSEKELKSLIRLLTPLIDPKNDSLRFYPVCEKCRRRIKTFGKIFAKRHPYLVV